In Candidatus Nealsonbacteria bacterium DGGOD1a, one DNA window encodes the following:
- a CDS encoding DUF1749 domain-containing protein has product MVLMSPADAAGLLKKFDPQNFEKDLAEAEAMVAQGRGNELLPRPIRGTYYISAKSFVDEFGKDTKADIFPVFENGNFEKLERIKMPILAFYGSKENLCINSPKEDLAIVASHLKNQNSKTAIIDGADHTYHKCENQVAELIEAWLKEVLQYGKRKR; this is encoded by the coding sequence CTGGTTTTGATGTCGCCGGCAGATGCCGCCGGGCTATTGAAAAAATTTGATCCGCAGAATTTTGAAAAAGATCTTGCGGAAGCGGAAGCTATGGTTGCGCAGGGGAGGGGCAACGAATTGTTGCCGCGGCCGATCCGCGGCACATATTACATTTCGGCAAAAAGTTTCGTCGATGAATTCGGCAAAGACACCAAGGCGGATATTTTCCCGGTTTTCGAAAACGGCAATTTTGAGAAGCTGGAGAGAATCAAAATGCCGATTCTGGCGTTCTATGGCTCCAAAGAAAATCTTTGTATTAACTCGCCAAAAGAAGACCTGGCAATCGTCGCCAGCCATTTGAAAAACCAAAATTCAAAAACCGCGATAATCGATGGCGCCGACCACACATATCACAAATGTGAAAATCAAGTCGCAGAATTAATTGAGGCTTGGTTAAAAGAAGTTTTGCAATATGGGAAACGAAAGAGATAA
- a CDS encoding slipin family protein, with translation MAQNNQDISSLSSIAALIIGAIVLVGPAMSIFGPLGLLAIFVGLVLSVLLIGLRVVDQYERALVLTLGQYSGTRSPGLTWILIGIQRMVKVDMRITTTDIPSQEVITKDNVPVGINAVVYFQVESAEKAILNIKDYTLAVAQYAQAALRDVIGGIELDPLLSEREKISEAIKQIVDQATNSWGINVTDIKIQDIELPADMKRVMAKQAESERERRAIIIRAEGEFQASARLAEAAKMLTDTPGGLSMRTLQTIEKINPDPSKTVIFALPVEIMEGFKKLTGAK, from the coding sequence ATGGCACAAAACAATCAAGATATCAGTTCTTTGTCCAGTATCGCCGCGCTGATTATTGGCGCCATTGTTCTTGTCGGCCCGGCAATGAGCATTTTTGGGCCGCTGGGATTGCTGGCGATTTTTGTAGGCTTGGTTTTGTCGGTCCTTCTTATTGGTTTGCGCGTGGTTGACCAATATGAACGGGCGCTTGTTTTGACTCTTGGACAATATTCGGGAACGCGGTCGCCGGGATTGACATGGATATTGATCGGCATCCAGCGCATGGTCAAAGTTGATATGCGCATCACCACCACCGACATTCCGTCGCAGGAAGTGATCACCAAAGACAATGTGCCGGTGGGAATCAACGCCGTGGTTTATTTCCAGGTGGAGTCGGCCGAGAAAGCGATTTTGAATATCAAGGATTACACGCTGGCCGTGGCGCAATACGCGCAAGCCGCGTTGCGCGATGTGATTGGCGGTATTGAACTTGACCCGCTGCTTTCCGAGCGCGAGAAAATTTCCGAAGCGATCAAACAAATCGTTGACCAAGCCACCAACAGTTGGGGGATAAATGTCACCGACATCAAAATCCAGGATATTGAATTGCCCGCGGATATGAAGCGCGTTATGGCCAAGCAGGCCGAATCCGAACGCGAAAGAAGAGCCATCATCATCCGCGCCGAAGGCGAATTCCAGGCATCGGCGCGATTGGCCGAAGCCGCCAAAATGCTCACCGACACTCCCGGGGGCCTGTCGATGCGCACTTTGCAAACCATTGAAAAGATAAATCCCGATCCGTCCAAAACCGTGATCTTCGCCCTGCCGGTGGAAATTATGGAAGGCTTCAAAAAACTGACCGGCGCGAAATAA
- the recG gene encoding ATP-dependent DNA helicase RecG yields MDFDASIEKFTRISAAYKSRLKNMGILTMRDLLYHFPSRYHDFSARTNIADLEVDKTACVQGTVETIKMIRIWKRHMTLIEAMVTDATGSVKALWFNQPYLAGTLKKGTIVCLAGKLVDKKGAKYLSNPMYEKVRDGFETEEDYTHTGRMVPVYPETAGVSSRWLRYIIKPLLAGYSKMPDPLPENLLGDYDFMPWRDAIKQIHFPESDEFAAAARKRFAFEELFFIQLAVLRERVRLNSEKALAIPFDADLVKEFVQSLPFTLTQAQRETAFRILKDLEKPRPMNRLLQGDVGSGKTVVAMIAALATAKAGAQIAVMVPTEILAQQHYASFSKMLSPLNIEIGLLCSKNSRLSSYGSASKSAVLEQAKSGEVSILIGTNALIQKGVEFKNLALVVLDEQHRFGIDQRAALAKNNKTNSKKSLVPHLLSMTATPIPRTLALTVYGDLDLALINEMPAGRLKVGTKIVLPDGRAKAYEMIRKEIQSGRQAFVICPRIDPDEDKPEQKRDGILFDPKADYSGADAVKAVKEEYEKLSKEIFPELKVGMMHGKMKAAEKEEVMVKLKDGKIDILVSTSVIEVGIDIPNATIMAIEGSHKFGLAQLHQFRGRVGRGEHQSYCLLFSDYPTRRLNAMLKFDSGFDLAEKDLEIRGPGEVFGSQQWGAPDLAMASLADVFLVEKSRNAAKGILQNDPDLSRHPALRARIQHFRDRAHLE; encoded by the coding sequence ATGGATTTCGACGCTTCAATTGAAAAATTCACGCGAATTTCGGCGGCCTATAAATCCCGATTGAAAAATATGGGAATTTTGACGATGCGGGATTTGCTCTATCACTTCCCCTCGCGCTACCATGATTTTTCCGCGCGGACGAATATCGCCGATTTGGAAGTCGATAAAACCGCCTGCGTCCAGGGAACCGTCGAAACAATAAAAATGATCCGCATTTGGAAGCGGCACATGACGCTCATTGAAGCCATGGTGACCGACGCTACCGGCTCGGTAAAAGCTTTATGGTTCAACCAGCCATACCTTGCCGGCACCCTTAAAAAGGGCACTATAGTTTGTCTGGCGGGAAAACTGGTTGACAAAAAAGGCGCCAAATACCTTTCCAACCCGATGTATGAAAAAGTTCGCGACGGTTTTGAAACCGAAGAAGATTACACCCACACCGGACGGATGGTGCCGGTTTATCCGGAAACCGCGGGTGTTTCCAGCCGCTGGTTGCGCTATATTATCAAACCGCTCCTGGCCGGTTATTCAAAAATGCCCGATCCCCTGCCTGAAAATTTGCTCGGCGATTATGATTTCATGCCGTGGCGCGACGCGATAAAACAAATCCATTTCCCGGAATCCGATGAATTCGCCGCCGCCGCGCGGAAGCGTTTCGCGTTCGAAGAATTGTTTTTCATCCAGTTGGCGGTTTTGCGCGAACGCGTGCGGCTGAACAGCGAAAAAGCTTTGGCAATCCCGTTCGACGCGGACTTGGTGAAAGAATTCGTGCAATCTCTGCCCTTCACCCTTACCCAGGCCCAGCGCGAAACCGCCTTTCGGATATTGAAAGATTTGGAAAAACCGCGGCCGATGAACCGCCTCCTGCAAGGCGATGTCGGCTCGGGCAAAACCGTCGTGGCGATGATCGCGGCCCTGGCAACCGCTAAAGCCGGCGCGCAAATCGCGGTTATGGTGCCCACGGAAATCCTCGCCCAACAACATTACGCGAGCTTTTCCAAAATGTTATCGCCGCTCAACATTGAAATCGGCTTGCTTTGCAGCAAGAATTCCCGGCTTTCTTCATACGGATCCGCGTCAAAATCCGCGGTGCTGGAACAGGCGAAAAGCGGCGAAGTTTCCATTTTGATCGGTACCAACGCTTTGATTCAAAAAGGCGTTGAATTTAAAAATCTAGCTTTGGTGGTTTTGGACGAACAGCATCGCTTCGGCATCGACCAGCGCGCGGCGCTCGCAAAAAACAACAAAACAAATTCAAAAAAATCCTTGGTGCCGCATTTGCTTTCAATGACCGCCACGCCCATCCCCCGCACCCTGGCGCTCACAGTCTATGGCGACCTTGACCTGGCACTGATCAATGAAATGCCCGCGGGCAGGCTTAAAGTTGGAACAAAGATTGTCCTTCCCGATGGTCGCGCCAAAGCTTACGAGATGATCCGCAAAGAAATCCAATCCGGCCGCCAGGCGTTCGTTATCTGCCCGCGCATCGACCCCGACGAGGACAAGCCCGAACAAAAGCGGGACGGAATTTTATTCGACCCGAAAGCCGATTACTCCGGCGCGGACGCGGTCAAGGCCGTCAAAGAAGAATATGAAAAACTGTCAAAAGAAATTTTTCCGGAATTGAAAGTCGGCATGATGCACGGCAAAATGAAAGCCGCGGAAAAAGAAGAAGTGATGGTAAAATTAAAAGACGGGAAAATAGACATTCTGGTTTCCACCTCGGTGATCGAAGTCGGCATCGACATTCCCAACGCCACGATCATGGCCATCGAAGGCAGCCACAAATTCGGCCTGGCGCAATTGCACCAGTTCCGCGGCCGTGTGGGTCGCGGCGAACACCAATCGTATTGCCTGCTGTTTTCCGATTACCCCACCCGGCGCCTGAACGCGATGCTCAAATTCGACAGCGGCTTCGACCTGGCCGAAAAAGACTTGGAAATCCGCGGCCCGGGAGAAGTGTTCGGCTCCCAGCAATGGGGCGCGCCCGATCTAGCCATGGCTTCCCTCGCCGACGTGTTCCTGGTGGAAAAATCCCGCAACGCCGCCAAAGGCATTCTCCAAAACGACCCCGACCTCTCGCGCCATCCCGCACTCCGCGCCCGCATCCAGCACTTCCGCGACCGCGCCCACCTGGAGTGA
- a CDS encoding HEAT repeat domain-containing protein, translating to MEIETKIENPAVKKRLNDLDSDDPKTIREAVNYLARQDKNKQLKTALREIVENFRVCESLAAIWAIAVLGIMRDKDAVPYLLDVFDSDEDFTQEAAEDTLVLIERAHPGSVVPLAIEFIERRIDNDPWRAKIFAVGVLGEFIDQIPVKNFLIKLFEKDKDIQDFIGSILVNTKDKIILELLKRSLVFFEQVKDDIAINEMKWHYYYLANGISYAEKYPDNKSWKRNWEQRWNHLLEKVAEGDDEGGGNEVDIEKMEERLKEMERKFKGSELDKQFQKELAERDAQEIEPFCLARWLEIRQRSDFENEFQRVLDLVGAGDIWQVEDIQKAMNESRSSGPIMKMISEKINFPDEKSFTAFFEYANQLWNNTPREELQGLTPAEKMEIYYLSQE from the coding sequence ATGGAAATTGAAACAAAAATTGAAAATCCGGCGGTTAAAAAAAGGTTGAATGACTTGGATTCGGATGATCCGAAAACAATCAGGGAAGCGGTAAATTATTTGGCGCGGCAAGACAAAAACAAGCAATTAAAAACCGCGTTGCGCGAAATTGTTGAAAATTTTCGGGTTTGCGAATCTTTGGCCGCGATTTGGGCGATTGCGGTTTTGGGGATTATGCGCGACAAAGATGCGGTTCCGTACTTGCTTGATGTTTTTGACAGCGATGAGGATTTTACACAAGAGGCGGCTGAGGATACGCTGGTGCTGATTGAAAGAGCGCATCCGGGATCGGTTGTCCCTCTTGCGATTGAGTTTATCGAGCGCAGGATTGACAATGATCCGTGGCGCGCGAAAATTTTTGCCGTTGGCGTGCTGGGCGAATTTATAGACCAAATTCCGGTTAAAAATTTTTTGATAAAATTGTTTGAAAAGGACAAAGATATCCAAGATTTTATTGGTAGTATTTTGGTTAATACCAAAGATAAAATAATTTTAGAACTTTTGAAGCGATCTTTGGTGTTTTTTGAACAAGTAAAAGACGATATTGCGATAAATGAAATGAAGTGGCATTATTATTATTTGGCCAATGGCATCAGCTATGCGGAAAAATATCCCGATAACAAATCATGGAAACGAAATTGGGAACAAAGATGGAATCATTTGTTGGAAAAAGTTGCCGAAGGGGATGATGAAGGAGGCGGCAATGAAGTAGATATTGAAAAGATGGAAGAGAGATTAAAAGAAATGGAGCGCAAATTTAAGGGAAGCGAATTGGATAAACAGTTTCAAAAAGAGCTGGCGGAGCGCGACGCGCAGGAGATTGAACCGTTTTGTTTGGCAAGATGGCTTGAAATCCGCCAACGATCGGATTTTGAAAATGAGTTTCAACGAGTGCTGGATTTGGTTGGCGCAGGGGACATCTGGCAGGTGGAAGATATTCAAAAAGCAATGAACGAAAGCCGATCATCCGGCCCGATCATGAAAATGATTTCGGAAAAAATAAATTTTCCCGACGAAAAATCATTCACTGCGTTTTTTGAATATGCCAACCAGCTTTGGAACAACACCCCCCGTGAAGAATTGCAAGGCCTTACCCCCGCGGAAAAAATGGAAATTTACTATTTGTCGCAAGAATGA
- a CDS encoding ATP-binding protein, whose translation MLIKREIFQELKEHLTQKEITLLVGPRQVGKTTLMRELAGHLESIGKKYLFLNLDNEADEKYFTSQAELIEKIRIHLAPGGFVFIDEIQRKKDAGIFLKGIYDLDLPYKFIVSGSGSLELKEKIHESLAGRKRIFEINPVNFKEFANFKTDYRYEDKIGSYFEIEKDRTKIFLKEYLNFGGYPRVILANHVLEKNKIMGEIFRSCVEKDLLSLLEIDRPEAFSLMVKIIASQSGQILNYSKLGQQIDLTFAPLKKYLWYAQKIFLLKIVRPYFTNKQKEITRSSSAYFYDLGLRNFSIELMGALSDPQSFSFVFQNFVLNALLEKNKDTAAVINFWRTLSGAEVDFVINRGREVLPVEVKYIDLKSPVLGKSLLSFVEKYKPNEAWVVNLSLDTVVKIKTTTVKFIPYWKI comes from the coding sequence ATGTTGATTAAGCGGGAGATTTTTCAAGAATTAAAAGAGCATTTAACTCAAAAAGAAATTACTTTGTTGGTCGGCCCGCGGCAAGTGGGCAAAACTACATTGATGCGTGAGTTGGCCGGGCACCTTGAAAGTATCGGTAAAAAATATCTTTTTTTAAATTTGGACAATGAGGCGGATGAAAAATATTTCACGAGCCAGGCGGAATTGATTGAAAAAATCAGGATTCATCTTGCGCCCGGGGGGTTTGTTTTTATCGATGAGATCCAGCGGAAAAAGGATGCCGGGATTTTTTTGAAGGGAATTTATGATTTGGATTTGCCGTATAAATTCATTGTTTCCGGATCCGGAAGTTTGGAACTGAAAGAAAAAATTCACGAATCGCTGGCCGGACGAAAAAGAATTTTCGAAATTAATCCGGTTAATTTTAAGGAATTCGCGAATTTCAAAACAGATTACCGCTATGAAGACAAGATTGGAAGTTATTTTGAAATAGAAAAGGACAGAACAAAAATTTTTTTGAAAGAATATCTCAATTTCGGCGGTTATCCGCGCGTTATTTTGGCGAACCATGTTTTGGAGAAAAACAAAATAATGGGGGAGATTTTTCGCAGTTGCGTTGAAAAAGATCTGCTTTCACTTTTGGAAATCGACCGGCCGGAAGCGTTTTCGTTGATGGTTAAAATCATTGCCAGCCAATCCGGGCAAATTTTGAATTATTCAAAATTGGGCCAGCAAATAGATTTGACTTTCGCGCCGTTGAAAAAATATTTGTGGTACGCGCAAAAAATTTTTTTGCTCAAAATCGTCCGGCCATACTTTACCAACAAGCAAAAAGAAATCACTCGGTCGTCGTCGGCATATTTCTATGATCTTGGTTTGCGCAATTTTTCCATAGAATTAATGGGGGCGTTATCCGATCCGCAAAGCTTTTCTTTTGTGTTTCAAAATTTTGTTTTAAACGCTCTTTTGGAAAAAAACAAAGATACCGCCGCTGTGATAAATTTTTGGCGCACCCTTTCCGGAGCCGAAGTGGATTTTGTGATCAATCGCGGCCGGGAAGTGCTGCCGGTTGAAGTCAAATACATCGATTTGAAATCGCCGGTTTTGGGAAAGTCGTTGCTGTCGTTTGTTGAAAAATACAAACCCAATGAAGCGTGGGTGGTCAATCTGTCGCTGGATACGGTGGTAAAAATAAAAACCACAACAGTAAAATTTATTCCGTATTGGAAAATTTAA
- a CDS encoding glycosyltransferase family 2 protein produces MAIDYLNLSRADDFKNHWHRAAYRFLEMLPGFVSWATLILGFVLSGIWPFAVAIFIISFDFYWLCRVLYLAAHQIASYGKMKKNIAIDWRSKLERDNKDEWQDIYHLIALPFASEGPEVVRATLDSLVNADYPKNRIIILLAIEDIQSARELAARIEPEYRSKFFAFWLVVHPKGIGGELQGKGANVNWAFKEVKEKYLPGMNIPQENIVVSLFDIDTKPYPQYFSCLTWYYLNESDRLHKSYQPIPVYNNNIWEAPLVSRIIATSSTFWEMMQQERPEQLVTFSSHSMPLKALLEVGYPYNVVSDDSRIFWRAYFYYGGRYKAIPMYYPVSMDAVLGKSTFRTMVNQYKQQRRWSWGVENLPYVFFNLFMNPASAGIKLREKVFHIITMIEGFWSWATGSIMTFGLGWLPLLMGGKNFNATLLSYNLPMITSVIMTSAMVGMVVSAIISMLLLPPRPKHYGRWRHISMLLQWLCLPITLIFFGSLPALESQTRLIINKPLGFWITEKGRKNGK; encoded by the coding sequence ATGGCAATCGATTATTTGAATCTTTCGCGCGCCGATGATTTTAAAAATCATTGGCATCGCGCCGCGTACCGTTTTTTGGAAATGCTTCCCGGGTTTGTTTCATGGGCAACTCTTATTTTGGGTTTTGTTTTGTCCGGGATTTGGCCGTTCGCGGTCGCGATTTTCATTATCTCTTTTGATTTTTACTGGCTTTGCCGGGTTTTATATTTGGCGGCCCATCAAATCGCCAGTTACGGGAAAATGAAAAAAAATATTGCCATTGATTGGAGATCAAAACTTGAACGCGACAATAAAGACGAATGGCAAGATATTTATCATTTAATTGCTCTGCCCTTTGCCAGCGAGGGGCCTGAAGTGGTGCGGGCGACGCTTGATTCGCTTGTCAACGCCGATTATCCCAAGAATAGAATTATTATTTTGCTGGCAATCGAAGATATTCAATCGGCGCGAGAATTGGCGGCCAGGATCGAGCCGGAATACCGTTCAAAATTTTTCGCGTTTTGGCTGGTGGTGCATCCCAAGGGAATCGGCGGCGAACTGCAGGGGAAAGGCGCCAATGTAAACTGGGCGTTCAAAGAAGTTAAAGAAAAATATTTGCCCGGGATGAATATCCCGCAAGAGAATATCGTCGTGTCGCTTTTCGACATTGACACCAAGCCGTATCCGCAGTATTTTTCCTGTTTGACATGGTATTATTTAAACGAATCCGACCGGCTTCACAAGAGCTACCAGCCGATACCCGTATATAACAACAACATTTGGGAGGCGCCGCTGGTGAGCCGCATAATTGCCACTTCGTCGACTTTTTGGGAAATGATGCAACAGGAGCGGCCCGAACAATTGGTAACCTTCTCAAGCCATTCTATGCCTTTAAAGGCGCTTTTGGAGGTGGGTTATCCTTATAATGTGGTTTCCGACGATTCGCGCATTTTCTGGCGCGCCTATTTCTATTACGGCGGCCGTTATAAGGCAATTCCCATGTATTATCCGGTTTCAATGGACGCGGTGCTTGGCAAGTCGACATTCCGCACCATGGTCAACCAATACAAACAGCAGCGGCGCTGGTCGTGGGGCGTGGAAAATTTGCCCTATGTTTTTTTCAATCTTTTTATGAATCCGGCCAGCGCCGGAATAAAACTGCGGGAAAAAGTTTTCCATATTATAACCATGATTGAAGGTTTCTGGTCGTGGGCGACCGGTTCGATTATGACATTCGGTTTGGGATGGCTTCCTCTGCTGATGGGCGGCAAAAATTTCAATGCCACTTTGCTTTCGTATAATTTGCCGATGATAACTTCGGTGATTATGACCTCGGCAATGGTGGGGATGGTGGTGTCGGCCATTATCAGTATGTTGTTGCTGCCGCCGCGGCCCAAACATTACGGCCGCTGGCGCCACATATCAATGTTGCTTCAATGGCTGTGTCTGCCGATCACGCTGATATTTTTCGGTTCGCTTCCGGCGCTGGAGTCCCAGACTCGCCTCATCATCAACAAGCCCCTCGGTTTTTGGATCACGGAAAAGGGGAGAAAGAATGGCAAATAG
- a CDS encoding HD domain-containing protein translates to MENIKKLVNFLFELSGAKTMPRSGWQRIGVRLPESLADHSALTGQIAYILAAMEGADADRAAALAIFHDTAKLRLGDINWVARIYNGSASQVERAQKDQIGGVSVAPQMKSIFDELKECKTKEAQIAGDADFLDMAIQAKYYADNGNKKALLWIESAADIFKTDSAKEIFTAVKETGIEDWWMELEPIKNKFESRSKK, encoded by the coding sequence ATGGAAAATATTAAAAAATTGGTTAACTTTTTGTTTGAGTTGTCCGGAGCGAAAACAATGCCGCGCTCCGGGTGGCAGAGGATTGGCGTCAGGTTGCCGGAGTCGCTGGCCGATCATAGCGCGTTAACGGGGCAGATTGCGTATATCTTGGCGGCAATGGAAGGCGCCGATGCTGACCGCGCGGCGGCGTTGGCGATTTTTCACGATACCGCCAAATTGCGTTTGGGCGATATAAATTGGGTGGCAAGGATTTATAATGGCTCTGCAAGCCAAGTTGAAAGGGCGCAAAAAGATCAGATAGGTGGCGTGTCTGTCGCGCCGCAAATGAAATCGATTTTCGATGAACTGAAAGAATGCAAAACCAAGGAGGCGCAAATCGCTGGGGACGCGGATTTTTTGGATATGGCGATTCAAGCAAAATATTACGCCGACAATGGCAATAAAAAAGCATTGTTGTGGATTGAAAGCGCCGCGGATATTTTTAAAACCGATTCGGCGAAAGAAATTTTCACGGCGGTGAAAGAAACCGGTATTGAAGATTGGTGGATGGAATTGGAGCCGATAAAAAATAAGTTTGAATCGCGGAGCAAAAAATAA
- a CDS encoding Fic family protein: MPIKSYILDPLPPKINYDSLIRVIGEAHGAIGELNGLLRKNILSPELLVTPLLTKEAVLSSRIEGTQATLEDVFQYEAQPAGELAGGQNREITEIINYRRAMNFSMEELKTKSINQSFIKKIHYLLLDLSRGAEKDRGKFRTGQVYIGMPGARIEEASYVPPAPAELPALLSNWEKYVNSNQEKDLLVQIAAAHYQLESIHPFRDGNGRVGRLLIPLFLYQRDLLSSPLLYISEYFERNRQDYYGYLRGVTERGDWESWLKFFLLALITQSLKTQNSISKILELNDRLKKEITAANSVYALNLLESLFVSPIITYAKIKDKLKTKNPQTIYNLLEKFIQLGILKEEPGRKRNRVFVFQELLDILK, encoded by the coding sequence ATGCCGATCAAATCTTATATATTGGATCCGTTGCCTCCGAAAATAAATTATGATTCGCTGATCCGCGTGATTGGCGAAGCGCACGGCGCGATCGGCGAATTGAACGGTTTGTTGCGAAAAAATATTTTGAGTCCGGAATTGCTGGTAACTCCGTTGCTGACGAAAGAGGCGGTTTTGAGCTCTCGCATTGAAGGCACGCAAGCGACGCTGGAAGATGTTTTTCAATATGAAGCCCAACCCGCCGGCGAGCTTGCCGGCGGCCAGAATCGAGAAATCACCGAAATTATCAATTATCGTCGGGCGATGAATTTTTCGATGGAGGAGTTGAAAACAAAATCGATTAACCAATCATTTATTAAAAAAATCCATTATCTGTTGCTTGATTTATCGCGCGGCGCGGAGAAAGACCGCGGCAAATTCCGGACCGGACAGGTGTACATTGGCATGCCCGGAGCGCGGATTGAGGAGGCCAGTTATGTGCCGCCCGCGCCGGCGGAATTGCCGGCCTTGCTGTCGAATTGGGAAAAGTATGTTAACTCAAATCAGGAAAAAGATTTGTTGGTGCAGATCGCGGCGGCGCATTATCAGCTGGAGTCAATCCATCCGTTCCGCGACGGAAACGGCCGCGTGGGCCGGTTGTTGATTCCGCTGTTTTTGTACCAGCGCGATTTGTTGTCGTCGCCGTTGTTGTATATCAGCGAATATTTTGAAAGAAACCGGCAGGACTATTACGGTTATCTGCGCGGAGTGACCGAAAGGGGCGACTGGGAATCATGGCTTAAATTTTTTTTGCTGGCGTTGATAACTCAATCGTTAAAGACGCAAAATTCAATCTCGAAAATTTTGGAATTAAACGATCGTTTGAAAAAAGAAATTACCGCCGCCAATTCGGTTTACGCGCTCAATCTGTTGGAATCACTTTTTGTCTCGCCGATAATCACATACGCGAAAATAAAAGATAAATTAAAAACTAAAAATCCCCAAACCATTTATAATCTTTTGGAAAAATTCATCCAGTTGGGGATATTAAAAGAGGAGCCGGGAAGAAAGAGGAACCGCGTTTTTGTATTCCAGGAATTGTTGGACATATTAAAATAA
- a CDS encoding helix-turn-helix domain-containing protein produces the protein MEQQNNNQTPKDYILSLYEVCEMLGKSSRTISRYVHRDILHPVGIKSRQGTLEYRFSRAEVEVLKQREDEIRQFNYMPQLSNMRQNMASFASINYQQPRTMPQPFMMPGISFQNAPGQTIPGQPVAPAQPFPKEAETIAAAPEDKARENTTGEPTPPTANHSEPFQDTAPNQDHSNEQIIILLKETTEMLRDQLQVKDGQIKNLDEKIGQLIERNRETNILLKGLQDKMVLLEKPKNERKIQPRTEIPAVSSEEVSPSSSPAPKVVEPVANPIKLKVAYREDAAYAPENNQSNINPQNKNKTIANGAGNGGRIPAQRNDDQSAKGFFGKIFR, from the coding sequence ATGGAACAACAAAATAACAATCAAACACCCAAGGATTATATCCTTTCTCTCTACGAAGTTTGCGAGATGCTTGGTAAAAGTTCCAGGACGATTAGCCGATATGTCCATCGGGACATTCTCCACCCGGTGGGTATAAAAAGCAGACAAGGGACGCTTGAATATCGTTTTAGCCGGGCCGAAGTGGAAGTTCTCAAGCAAAGGGAAGATGAAATACGGCAGTTTAATTATATGCCGCAATTGTCGAACATGAGGCAGAATATGGCATCGTTCGCATCGATTAATTACCAGCAACCCCGAACTATGCCGCAACCGTTTATGATGCCGGGAATTTCTTTTCAAAACGCGCCTGGCCAGACAATCCCCGGTCAACCCGTAGCGCCGGCGCAACCATTCCCCAAAGAAGCGGAAACGATTGCCGCGGCGCCGGAAGATAAGGCGCGGGAAAACACGACTGGCGAACCGACTCCGCCGACCGCGAATCACAGCGAACCCTTTCAAGACACGGCGCCAAATCAAGACCACAGCAACGAACAGATAATCATACTTTTAAAAGAAACGACCGAAATGTTGCGCGATCAGTTGCAGGTCAAGGACGGACAGATCAAAAATCTTGATGAAAAAATCGGCCAACTGATTGAAAGGAATCGCGAAACAAATATTTTATTAAAAGGATTGCAAGACAAAATGGTGCTTCTTGAGAAGCCGAAAAACGAGCGCAAGATTCAACCCAGAACGGAAATCCCGGCGGTATCAAGCGAAGAAGTTTCTCCATCATCTTCGCCCGCGCCGAAAGTTGTCGAACCGGTCGCCAATCCAATAAAATTAAAAGTTGCCTATCGGGAAGACGCGGCATACGCGCCGGAAAATAATCAATCAAACATCAATCCGCAAAATAAAAATAAGACCATTGCCAACGGGGCGGGGAATGGCGGACGGATTCCCGCGCAACGGAACGATGATCAATCCGCCAAAGGATTTTTCGGAAAAATCTTCAGGTAA